A window of Diospyros lotus cultivar Yz01 chromosome 14, ASM1463336v1, whole genome shotgun sequence contains these coding sequences:
- the LOC127789523 gene encoding aquaporin PIP1-2-like: protein MEWREEDVRVGASRYGELQPIGTAAQSIKDYAEPPPAPLLEAGELSSWSFYRAGIAEFVASFLFLYITILTVMGVARSPNKCSSVGVQGIAWAFGGMIFALVYSTAGISGGHINPAVTFGLLLARKVSLTRAAFYMMMQCLGAICGAGMVKGFQKSQFEMLGGGANTVSSGYTKGDGLGAEIMATFLLVYTVFSATDAKRNARDSHVPILAPLPIGFAVFLAHLATIPITGTGINPARSLGAAIVFNRDQAWDHHWIFWVGPFIGAALAAVYHLMIIRAMPFKSRS from the exons atggaaTGGAGAGAAGAAGATGTGAGGGTGGGAGCGAGCAGGTACGGCGAGCTGCAGCCCATTGGGACGGCGGCGCAGAGCATCAAGGACTACGCAGAACCACCACCGGCGCCGCTGCTGGAGGCCGGAGAGCTGTCTTCGTGGTCCTTCTACAGGGCCGGCATCGCTGAGTTTGTGGCTAGTTTCTTGTTCCTTTACATCACCATCCTCACGGTGATGGGCGTCGCGAGGTCCCCCAACAAGTGCTCCAGCGTTGGCGTTCAGGGCATTGCTTGGGCTTTCGGTGGCATGATCTTTGCCCTTGTCTATTCCACCGCTGGCATTTCAG GTGGTCACATCAACCCAGCAGTGACGTTTGGGCTACTTCTAGCAAGGAAGGTGTCACTAACCAGGGCAGCGTTCTACATGATGATGCAATGCCTTGGAGCCATATGTGGAGCAGGCATGGTGAAGGGCTTCCAGAAAAGCCAGTTTGAGATGCTTGGCGGCGGCGCCAACACCGTCAGCTCCGGCTACACCAAGGGTGACGGCCTTGGTGCTGAAATCATGGCCACTTTTCTTCTTGTTTACACTGTCTTCTCAGCCACTGACGCCAAGAGAAATGCAAGAGACTCCCATGTCCCT ATATTAGCACCACTGCCAATTGGGTTTGCTGTGTTCTTAGCACACTTGGCAACCATTCCAATTACTGGGACGGGTATTAATCCAGCAAGGAGCCTTGGAGCAGCCATCGTTTTCAACAGAGACCAAGCTTGGGATCACCAT TGGATATTCTGGGTTGGTCCCTTCATTGGGGCAGCACTTGCAGCAGTGTACCATCTGATGATAATAAGGGCAATGCCATTCAAATCCAGATCATGA
- the LOC127790834 gene encoding auxin transporter-like protein 2, which produces MLPQKQAEEAIVSTNEAQIEGKEEENNHRREVDNSIFSVKSILWHGGSAWDAWFSCASNQVAQVLLTLPYSFSQLGMLSGIIFQIFYGLVGSWTAYLISVLYIEYRTRKEKENVSFKNHVIQWFEVLDGLLGPYWKAVGLAFNCTFLLFGSVIQLIACASNIYYINDKLDKRTWTYIFGACCATTVFIPSFHNYRIWSFLGLGMTTYTAWYLTIAALTHGQAEGVAHSGPTKMVLYFTGATNILYTFGGHAVTVEIMHAMWKPQKFKYIYLMATLYVFTLTIPSASAVYWAFGDQLLNHANAFSLLPKSRWRDAAVILMLIHQFITFGFACTPLYFVWEKVIGMHDTRSICLRALARLPVVIPIWFLAIIFPFFGPINSAVGALLVSFTVYIIPSLAHMLTYRKASARQNAAEKPPFFLPSWAGMYAVNIFVVVWVLVVGFGFGGWASMTNFVRQVDTFGLFAKCYQCKPPPPTAPAKH; this is translated from the exons ATGTTGCCTCAGAAGCAGGCAGAAGAAGCCATAGTCTCCACCAACGAGGCCCAGATTGAGGGCAAGGAAGAGGAGAACAACCACCGCCGGGAAGTGGACAACTCCATTTTCAGTGTCAAGAGCATCCTCTGGCATGGCGGCTCTGCTTGGGACGCCTGGTTCAGCTGTGCTTCCAATCAA GTAGCTCAAGTTCTGCTCACCCTGCCCTACTCTTTCTCCCAACTGGGCATGCTTTCAGGAATTATTTTCCAGATCTTCTACGGTCTTGTTGGCAGCTGGACAGCCTATTTGATCAGTGTTCTATACATAGAATACAGAACcaggaaggagaaggagaatgTTAGCTTCAAGAACCATGTCATTCAG TGGTTTGAAGTGCTTGATGGGTTGCTGGGTCCTTACTGGAAAGCAGTGGGTCTGGCCTTCAACTGTACTTTTCTTCTGTTTGGATCTGTGATACAGCTTATTGCCTGTGCCAG TAACATATACTACATCAACGACAAACTGGACAAGCGGACATGGACTTACATATTTGGAGCTTGCTGTGCCACCACAGTGTTCATCCCCTCATTCCACAACTACCGAATTTGGTCCTTCCTAGGCCTCGGCATGACCACTTACACCGCCTGGTACCTGACCATCGCCGCCCTAACCCACGGCCAG GCGGAAGGTGTCGCCCACTCGGGTCCGACCAAAATGGTACTGTATTTCACGGGCGCCACCAATATACTCTACACCTTCGGCGGACATGCTGTCACAGT GGAAATTATGCACGCTATGTGGAAGCCCCAAAAGTTCAAGTACATATACTTGATGGCCACACTCTATGTTTTCACGCTCACAATTCCGTCGGCTTCCGCCGTCTACTGGGCGTTCGGCGACCAGCTTCTGAACCACGCCAACGCCTTCTCCCTCCTCCCCAAGTCCCGTTGGCGAGACGCCGCCGTCATCCTCATGCTCATCCACCAG TTTATAACATTTGGGTTTGCTTGCACACCGCTGTACTTTGTGTGGGAGAAGGTGATTGGGATGCATGACACAAGGAGCATATGCTTAAGGGCACTGGCAAGGCTGCCGGTGGTGATACCAATTTGGTTCTTGGCCATCATCTTCCCCTTCTTCGGCCCCATTAACTCGGCCGTCGGCGCTCTCTTGGTCAGCTTCACCGTCTACATCATCCCCTCCCTCGCCCACATGCTCACTTACCGGAAGGCATCTGCTCGCCAG AACGCAGCAGAGAAGCCTCCATTCTTCCTGCCAAGCTGGGCGGGCATGTATGCGGTGAACATCTTCGTGGTGGTTTGGGTCTTGGTGGTGGGCTTCGGGTTCGGGGGCTGGGCCAGCATGACCAACTTCGTCAGGCAAGTTGATACATTTGGGCTCTTTGCCAAGTGCTACCAATGCAAACCCCCACCACCAACCGCACCAGCCAAGCACTGA